The following proteins are co-located in the Manihot esculenta cultivar AM560-2 chromosome 7, M.esculenta_v8, whole genome shotgun sequence genome:
- the LOC122724071 gene encoding putative uncharacterized protein DDB_G0290521: MWKKLGLPRPIPSDSDDEARDTPPPATTSTETPPATRTETGRTDSPAVQTYDRQRKRPRTPTPPPPSTSPITPTANPKGETPPEATTSSGHGQKRLRTQSPPPPPISEPELETTIATHPAGHEEGDAPTEVPNNLPTDAPTSTPSDFTSNLLSAMPSDMPTDAPSNVPSAMPSDVPTDAPMDLPSDVPSDVPSDTLSDMPSNLPSDLPRPAYPDHIVKSLTFNKISECTRLVKVSSLPYHPGPVTPRHERVFRRKKATTNTTTQQPASTAAPTDGTTQETRYSK, from the exons atgtggaagaaactagGGCTGCCGAGGCCCATCCCCTCCGACAGTGATGACGAAGCGCGGGACACCCCTCCACCAGCCACCACCAGCACTGAAACACCACCGGCCACTAGAACAGAGACAGGACGCACCGACTCACCGGCCGTCCAGACATATGACCGGCAAAGGAAACGGCCAAGAACGCCGACACCACCTCCACCGTCCACATCCCCAATAACCCCGACGGCGAACCCTAAGGGCGAAACGCCACCAGAGGCCACCACTTCCTCCGGCCACGGCCAGAAACGGCTAAGAACTCAGTCGCCACCTCCACCGCCGATATCAGAGCCAGAACTAGAAACCACCATTGCTACACATCCCGCAGGACATGAGGAAGGCGATGCACCCACTGAAGTGCCCAACAATTTGCCCACTGACGCGCCCACTAGTACGCCCAGTGATTTCACCAGCAATTTGCTAAGCGCTATGCCTAGTGATATGCCCACTGATGCGCCCAGCAATGTGCCAAGCGCTATGCCCAGCGATGTGCCCACCGATGCGCCCATGGACTTACCAAGTGATGTGCCTAGCGATGTGCCCAGCGACACACTCAGTGATATGCCCAGTaatttgcccagcgatttgcccaggccAGCGTACCCTGATCACATCGTCAAATCACTGACATTCAACAAAATTTCTGAGTGCACCAGGCTGGTTAAAGTTTCATCTCTACCATATCACCCAG GTCCAGTAAcgccacgccatgagcgtgtttTCAGAAGGAAGAAGGCCACCACAAACACCACCACTCAGCAGCCAGCCTCCACAGCAGCCCCTACAGATGGGACAACACAGGAAACAAG GTATTCTAAGTaa